ATACAGAGACGTGCATTGCCTTTTAACATTCATGATGTACAATTGACGCCTGTTAACACTCGGCAGGTAGAGTACCACACAATGCAAAAACAATCTTAAAATTCCCTCATCCGTAACTATTTTACAAGAAGTGAACCTCAATAAACTGTTTACAGTCCCCTTTTCTtcaataaattatcaaaatgtGCTGTGAAATGCTAGATATGTTCTGCAGTTCCTGATAATTCTTTTCGCAATTTTTGCACATGTAAACATAAGTTTTGCCCTTTGAAGAAATCACTAGATTCGTATGAGAATCAATGTTATCCCCTTACTTCGGTTCCCAGAAGATTATATCACCTTTCTCCCCGACCAGACCAAGATCTTTAAGTCTCCTTTCTTGGTAATATTCCAGTACATCTAATTCCAACTCCCTTTCCTTGAAGACATCATATATTTGTTGTAATACCCTTTTCTCTCCTAATCTTACACCAACTGCAGTTTGAAGCCTTGGACTAAGAGTCCCTCCCTCCTTCAGCTTTTCATCCTGTCATTTgcttgaatatttatttgtgttCTGGAAGTCGAATTGATGAAACGAAGAGGATAAACAGATAAAATGGTTACCTCTTCAATGGTCGTATGATATCCAGATAATGCAGATTCACATGCTCGGCAAACAGTTTGGCATATTAGCTCTTCATTTGCACGGCTAACAGGCAATTCAAGGAACCCCCAAATGGAGTTTCTGAAAATCGACTCCAGAAGAAAAGCATCCGTTCCACCAAGTGCTACCAGCCGAAGATATGGAAGCATAGCCGTTGGAAGAGGTTGGCCGTACTTAATGTCAAAATAAGCAGTTTCCCCTAAATCATTTATCTCAGCTATATCCAACTTGTCAGCATAAAAATCATCAGTCTCTGATATTCCCAACGTCAATGTGAATGCATCACGGCTTGAGATTGAGTCACAAAACCCATAGTCCAGAGCCATATCAGCATTACTCTTATTCAGATCATATTGGATAAAAACCTGTCATGTAAAAATCAGGATAGAATGGAGTGAGCGCCTCCAGCTGTTTAAGCTCCAGCTGACGATAACGATtcagttaaaatattttaaatatcaagtGACATCATAGCAAATTCTCAACAGTTTTACCAACATGAAATTACTGGAATCGAACGCATGCCTTGGATTTAATACCAATTAAAAACCGAGCATCCACTGATAAAAAACTACAAGTGATTGTAATAGAGAAACACAATTCATTTGAATAATAAGGCAGTCCAAATGTACAGTTCGATCACCATGTCACATAGGCAATTGCACGATAGCTTGGGCAATTATTGAACTCTAACATAGAAGGGACTCAAGACTTAGTAATGAAGCTGACCTGCTCACCAGCCTTGAGTTCTAACGGACTCCTCAACGCAAACAGGTAATCCCAGGAGAAAAGGCCTGCAGGTCCTCTAACCTCCGAGGCATGATCCTCTGTAGTAACTCTAGCATTGTGGTTGATCTGAAACAATTAaatcacattaaaaaaaatcaaaatttaaaaatgaattcATGAATTGTAATGTAGCATAGCTCGAggatacttaaaataaaaagtgtAGGTGAGCATCAAGACCACAGAGTTTACCAGGTCCGCAAAGGGGATTACTACAAGATTTTGATTACGAAGACGTGAAAATGCCCTCGATCTGAGCATTCCAAATGCCCAAAAGAAATCATCCAATTTCATGGGAAATGGAAAAAGCTGCTTGTTTTTAAGAATGACTTCTTTTGTCAATTTATGGAATTCATTCTGAACATACTCTTTGACACCTAAAGTAGTATTCAACAGCTGAGTTCCTGCAGAATGACAATGTTGGATGTCCAAAACTTACGTCATATACATATGCAAGAAACTAATATGTATCATTCTGGATGCCATCTTAATTTTATTGCAAGAGTTGTCGAATAAAGCAAGATATATTCTTTAATCCCAGACTAAATTAGTAAAgcttaaatatttttacatttcTCAAACACCCAGCTCAAGTATAACAAGATGCTAACCTTGAATTTCGAGAAGCTCCTCTTCTGACCTGCACTGGAGTAAAACGCAATAGAATACTCATCAagacaatttcaaaaatttctccCTTAACAACAATCAAAAAACAAATTTGAGCTACACCCACCAATATATAGTAGAATTAGTGTACTCTGGAAGAACatcaatataaaatttccactTTGAATCCTCCCCTATATACTTCTCCCTCAGCAAGAACAAAGCCACAGCAATCCAAGGCTTCAATCCAGAGCACACACTCCCAATCGCAGAAGTCGCCACAGCATCTTCATTAATCCAAAACCTCTTGGGAATCTCTAAAACAAC
The nucleotide sequence above comes from Primulina huaijiensis isolate GDHJ02 unplaced genomic scaffold, ASM1229523v2 scaffold207804, whole genome shotgun sequence. Encoded proteins:
- the LOC140966725 gene encoding ribulose-1,5 bisphosphate carboxylase/oxygenase large subunit N-methyltransferase, chloroplastic; its protein translation is MNTLLLLSPPASSSIVKTSRETHLTFLKTKPIFQEFNRKKPVFVNSVLSTETDTKIPPAVEIFWQWLIDEGVVSAKTPVKPGVVPEGLGLVATRDISRNEVVLEIPKRFWINEDAVATSAIGSVCSGLKPWIAVALFLLREKYIGEDSKWKFYIDVLPEYTNSTIYWSEEELLEIQGTQLLNTTLGVKEYVQNEFHKLTKEVILKNKQLFPFPMKLDDFFWAFGMLRSRAFSRLRNQNLVVIPFADLINHNARVTTEDHASEVRGPAGLFSWDYLFALRSPLELKAGEQVFIQYDLNKSNADMALDYGFCDSISSRDAFTLTLGISETDDFYADKLDIAEINDLGETAYFDIKYGQPLPTAMLPYLRLVALGGTDAFLLESIFRNSIWGFLELPVSRANEELICQTVCRACESALSGYHTTIEEDEKLKEGGTLSPRLQTAVGVRLGEKRVLQQIYDVFKERELELDVLEYYQERRLKDLGLVGEKGDIIFWEPK